In Candidatus Moanabacter tarae, the genomic stretch GATGAACAATCCAATGCGGCTTGATTTAGGAATCCCGTTGACGAGCGACGAATTTAACGACAAAGGAAAACAGTTCAATTTTGCCTTTGGCTCCCGGTTTTAGCCATTAGGCAGGAAGAAAATAACATCCCTAATTCTCGGTGAAAATGAAAAGATCAATTGTTTATTTAGCAGCAGTTACGGTCCTGATGCCCTTTCTCCAGGGGCAGGAGGTTAATATTGCAACGGTGGATATGACCCGCCTCTATACGGAGTACTACAAGACCAAAGAGGCCAACGATAAGATCCAGGATAGTATCGAACAGGCTCGGATCGATGCTGAAGAGTTGGTCCAAGATGGGCAGGACCTGGTGGAAGAGTACAATGAGATATTGGAGAGAGCTAAAAACCCAGCCTTGACTGAGGAGGCCCAAATAAAGGCTCAGCAAGATGCAGAGGATCAATTGAGAGTAATCCAGGAGAAGCAACAGGAACTGGATCAGTTCAGAGTCGCGACTCAAAGATCTCTCCAACAGCGGCAGCAGACGTATCGGGATCTCTTTATGGATGAGATCAAGAGCATGGCCATGGACGTGGCGAGGGAGGCAAATAGTAATCTTCTGCTCGATACTTCTGGAGAGACCGCGGTAGGTATCCCGAGTATTCTTTACTCTAGCGCTGATTGGGATATCACGGAAGAGGTTCTGAGCCGTATCAATGAGGAAGCGCCGGAGGACGAAGGCTGAGTGCAGATCCGTTTCACGGTCGAGGATATTCTCGAAATACTGAAGGACGGCCGCCGTCGGGGTGTGACCGATCGGGATATAACTGGGATCGCTTCGCTTCAGGAAGCGGAGCCAGGTGATCTTTCTTTCTTAGGGAATCGAAAGTACCGGCAGCATGTAGCCGGGTCCAAGGCAACCGTAATCTTAGTGCCGGAAGATTACGACGGGGAGCCGCGGAAAAACCAGATACTTATTCTTGTCAACGACCCCTCACGGGCCCTGGCATTACTCTGCGAGAGGGTAGAGCGAGAGCTTAAACCGGATCTGACCCCAGGAGTTGATCCGTGTGCTCGAATAGATCCCTTAGCAGCAGTACATCCTACTGCCCGAATCGGTCCCATGTGTGTCATTGAACCACATGTTCTAATAGGAAAAGAGTGTAATCTAGAAGCGCGTGTTTTCGTGGGACGGTACGCTCGTATTGGATCAAATTGCCACTTGAGTTGCGGTGCTTATGTTGGGCCCTATTGTAGTTTGGGGGAACGAGTTTCGTTAATGCCAGGTGTAGTTATTGGTTCGGATGGTTTTGGGTATGGGGGTAATGATGGAGCTATTCAAAAAATTCCCCAGATTGGGAATGTTGAATTAGAAGACGATGTGGAGATTGGGGCGAATTCAACAATTGACCGTGCAAGGTTTGGAGAGACTAGAATCGGGAGAGGAAGTAAGATAGACAACCTTGTTCATATAGCCCACAACGTCAGAATTGGTGAAAATTGCTTGATTGCGGCACAAACTGGGGTTTCTGGTAGCACGGTTATTGAATCTGGAGTCGAAATAGGGGGTCAGGTGGGTTTAGTTGGACATATCAACATCGGGAAGGAGAGCCAACTTGGCGCTCAGTCAGGAATTAGTAAGGACTTACCTCCCGGTAGTAAAGTGACCGGTACCCCGGCTTACTCCTTTCTGGAAGACCGAAGGATTGAAGTCTTGAAGCGTCGCTTGCCGGAATTATTTAAAAGAGTATCGAACTTGGAGAACCGGGGAGAAGAGGAGAAAGAGAGCTTATAAATACTTCAAGTAAGAAAAAATGGGTTAAATGTTGCAATACTCGCTAGACGAGTCCTAACCTGCCGAAGGATCATGCAAGTAGGTGAACTGAGGATATTTGCGGGGAGATCGAATCCGGCGCTGGCTGAGAAAATCTGTGAGTTCGTGGGATTGAGCTTGGGGTCTATTACCCTAGAGACCTTTCCTGATGGTGAAACTTTCGTAAAGATCAACGAGAACATCCGGGGAAAAGATATTTTCATAGTTCAATCGACTTGCCCGCCGGCAAATGAGAATATCATGGAGCTTCTAATCATGATCGATGCTGCACGGAGGGCCTCAGCTCAAAGGATTACCGCAGTTATGCCTTTTTACGGTTACTCGCGGCAGGATCGGAAAGATCAGCCCCGAGTTCCGATTACAGCGAAGCTGATTGCGAATCTTCTGGTTACGGCAGGAGCGCATCGAGTTTTAACCCTTGATCTTCATGCTCAGCAGATTCAGGGCTTCTTTGATATTCCAGTAGATCATCTCTATGCGTCGCCTGTGTTCTATGAATATCTCCGTGCTCTCAAGACTCCGAACCTGGTAGCATTTTCTCCCGATGAGGGGAGTATTAAGATGGCCTCAGCCTATGCCAGCATGCTGGGATGCGGGGTTGGCTTCGTTAGTAAACAACGAACGAATGCCACGACGGTGGAGGCATTAGAATTGGTTGGGGAAGTGGAAGGTAAAGAGGTCTTAATACTCGACGACATTACAGAAACAGCGGGTACTCTTGTAGCCGCTGCTAATCTTCTGAAGGAGAGAGGGGCGACCAGTGTTCGAGCTGCCGTGAGCCACTGTATATTGAGTGATATTGCCCACAAGCGACTTAAAGAAGGTCCATTAGATGAACTTATTACGACCGATTCAACACCCGTGGATCCAAGCGGGTTGCCTATCAAGGTCTTGAGTATTGCTGAACTGATTGGCGAAGCAATTCTCCGAATCAAAAATCATGAGAGTGTGACCAGTCTTTTTAAAGTGAAAGGATTCTAAAATCTTGCAAGGCGAGGTTTGTTGGAACCTTCTTTATCTTTTAGATGTCCTCTGAATCTGATAACATGCGAAAGTCAATAATTGCTTTCTTGGTAGTCTTTTCAGGCGCTGATTATTTCCTGCACTCCCTTTTTGCTAGTGAGGTCGAGGAGGTTAAAACGTCGACGAATTTTCCGATTTCAGAAACTCCTTTAGACCGCAGCAACCGGGGTGCCATCGTTAGTTTTTCTGATGTTTTAGAGAATGTAAATCCAGCCGTTGTTGGCATCTACCCCTCACGGATCGTTCGGGTATCGGATCGGCGCGCGAATCCTTATGACGAGCTTCTTCGTCGGTATTTTGGGTTTCCTATCCCCGAAGGTCAGGGCGGTGCAACAGAGGAACGAAAACTTCTCCAGGGAATTGGGTCAGGTGTTATTATATCAGATGATGGTTACGTCCTAACTAATCTACATGTTGTAACTGATGAGAGGGGAACACAGGCCGATGAAATCTTGGTAAAATTGACGGATAATCGTGAATTTTCAGCCGAAGTGGTAGGTAGTGATAAGAGGACGGATGTTGCTGTTCTTAAAATCGATGCAGGAAACCTCCCTTTCCTGGAAATGGCGGATAGTGACATGTTACAAGTAGGAGACATAGTCTTTGCCGTCGGGAATCCTCTTGGAGTCGGTCTGACTGTAACCATGGGGATTGTTTCTGCTACGGGACGATCGGATTTACATCTACTCGGGCGGGAAGGCTATGAAAATTTCATTCAAACCGATGCTTCTATCAATCCGGGAAATTCCGGCGGACCCTTGGTCGATGCAGGTGGTCGTTTGGTTGGCATAAACACAGCGATTATTTCTCGCACTGGAGGAAATATAGGAATTGGGTTCGCCATACCGATCACATTAGCGCGTAATATCCTTCTCAATTTGATTGACAGTGGGACTGTCAAACGCGGCTTTCTTGGCGTTAATATCCGGGACATGGATCAGGATATGGCTGAGGCCTTTGGTCTTGAGGATACGGAAGGAGCTTTG encodes the following:
- the lpxD gene encoding UDP-3-O-acylglucosamine N-acyltransferase, translated to MQIRFTVEDILEILKDGRRRGVTDRDITGIASLQEAEPGDLSFLGNRKYRQHVAGSKATVILVPEDYDGEPRKNQILILVNDPSRALALLCERVERELKPDLTPGVDPCARIDPLAAVHPTARIGPMCVIEPHVLIGKECNLEARVFVGRYARIGSNCHLSCGAYVGPYCSLGERVSLMPGVVIGSDGFGYGGNDGAIQKIPQIGNVELEDDVEIGANSTIDRARFGETRIGRGSKIDNLVHIAHNVRIGENCLIAAQTGVSGSTVIESGVEIGGQVGLVGHINIGKESQLGAQSGISKDLPPGSKVTGTPAYSFLEDRRIEVLKRRLPELFKRVSNLENRGEEEKESL
- the prs gene encoding Ribose-phosphate pyrophosphokinase; this encodes MQVGELRIFAGRSNPALAEKICEFVGLSLGSITLETFPDGETFVKINENIRGKDIFIVQSTCPPANENIMELLIMIDAARRASAQRITAVMPFYGYSRQDRKDQPRVPITAKLIANLLVTAGAHRVLTLDLHAQQIQGFFDIPVDHLYASPVFYEYLRALKTPNLVAFSPDEGSIKMASAYASMLGCGVGFVSKQRTNATTVEALELVGEVEGKEVLILDDITETAGTLVAAANLLKERGATSVRAAVSHCILSDIAHKRLKEGPLDELITTDSTPVDPSGLPIKVLSIAELIGEAILRIKNHESVTSLFKVKGF
- the degQ gene encoding Periplasmic pH-dependent serine endoprotease DegQ — its product is MSSESDNMRKSIIAFLVVFSGADYFLHSLFASEVEEVKTSTNFPISETPLDRSNRGAIVSFSDVLENVNPAVVGIYPSRIVRVSDRRANPYDELLRRYFGFPIPEGQGGATEERKLLQGIGSGVIISDDGYVLTNLHVVTDERGTQADEILVKLTDNREFSAEVVGSDKRTDVAVLKIDAGNLPFLEMADSDMLQVGDIVFAVGNPLGVGLTVTMGIVSATGRSDLHLLGREGYENFIQTDASINPGNSGGPLVDAGGRLVGINTAIISRTGGNIGIGFAIPITLARNILLNLIDSGTVKRGFLGVNIRDMDQDMAEAFGLEDTEGALVEDAKNGLPAHEAGIRRGDVILEIDKKKIRNVADLRLNVASTSPGTDVVVTVMRNGNRIDFEVILGNLDDPMSTGGGSTNSVLEGVTLRELNDSLRDEHNIEDNIDGLVVVSLDVRSPYSGVLRLGMVIVEINDRPVPTFESAQGYIRRGVNKLWVYDRGTYGFVAVRIR